The following proteins come from a genomic window of Lineus longissimus chromosome 18, tnLinLong1.2, whole genome shotgun sequence:
- the LOC135502371 gene encoding histone acetyltransferase KAT7-like, with the protein MPKRKELMSESEESEFVGDSSADEGAPGEKRLTRRSAANASKKRKVIAQADSSSEAGESEQGMKYERVPSKDEMRPEDIPRSMRAVSTDSSNQECPVPGCDSTGHFSGKFDRHHTVAGCPLYHNMTAEECKEMYSSRTRMAVERSRAIQEIHDNRMGLRKPNPTENQRVKRDAFKNARLLLKGDNLFDMREKRKNHKLKHEKGREPLLNGVTSKYDLQLFREAQQRALEESSFEAIQHCQFGDGLSEYRIKHIEIGRYELETWYASPYPEEYSRLQKLYLCEFCLKYMKTSTILRRHLAKCVWRHPPGDEIYRKGAISVFEVDGKRNKIYCQNLCLLAKLFLDHKTLYYDVEPFLFYVMTTANNHGCHIVGYFSKEKKSFLNYNVSCILTLPQSMRQGYGKMLIDFSYLLSKVEEKVGSPERPLSDLGLISYRSYWKEVLLNYLHKYTGSEVTIKDISQETAINANDIVSTLQALGMLKYWKGKHLVLKKQELFDEYVEKRARKPLDNNKIIDPNCLKWTPKQYT; encoded by the exons ATGCCGAAACGAAAAGAG TTGATGAGTGAGTCCGAGGAATCAGAGTTTGTGGGTGATAGCTCTGCTGATGAGGGCGCGCCTGGCGAGAAAAGGTTAACCCGGAGATCGGCAGCAAATG CTTCCAAAAAACGAAAAGTCATAGCGCAGGCGGATTCGAGTTCCGAGGCTGGTGAGAGTGAGCAGGGCATGAAGTATGAACGCGTCCCCTCAAAAGATGAGATGCGGCCGGAGGACATCCCGCGCAGTATGAGGGCAGTATCGACCGACTCGTCGAATCAGGAGTGTCCAGTCCCTGGATGTGACTCAACAG GTCATTTTAGTGGAAAATTTGATCGGCATCATACCGTGGCCGGCTGCCCTTTGTATCACAACATGACTGCAGAAGAGTGCAAA gaaatgtacTCTTCGAGGACGAGAATGGCAGTGGAGAGGTCAAGGGCGATCCAAGAAATTCATGATAATCGCATGGGGTTGAGGAAACCGAATCCAACCGAGAACCAGCGGGTGAAACGTGATGCGTTCAAAAATGCTCGGCTGTTGTTAAAAG GTGACAACTTGTTCGATATGCGGGAGAAACGAAAAAATCACAAACTAAAACACGAGAAAGGTCGAGAACCCCTCTTGAATGGTGTGACGTCGAAATATGATCTGCAGTTGTTCAGGGAAGCTCAACAGAGGGCGCTGGAGGAAAGT AGTTTCGAAGCGATTCAGCACTGTCAGTTTGGCGATGGCCTCTCAGAATACAGAATAAAACACATCGAAATAGGACGTTACGAATTAGAGACTTGGTACGCATCGCCATATCCGGAGGAATATTCCCGATTACAGAAACTGTATTTGTGCGAATTCTGTCTAAAATATATGAAGACGTCAACGATATTACGTAGACACTTG GCCAAGTGTGTCTGGCGACATCcgcctggggacgagatttaTCGGAAAGGTGCAATATCGGTATTTGAAGTGGACGGAAAAAGAAATAAG ATATATTGTCAAAATCTGTGTTTGCTAGCTAAATTATTCCTCGACCACAAGACGTTATACTATGACGTGGAACCATTCCTCTTCTACGTCATGACTACCGCTAATAACCACGGGTGCCATATTGTGGGATATTTCTCAAAG GAGAAGAAATCCTTCCTCAACTACAATGTGTCGTGTATCTTGACGTTACCTCAATCGATGAGACAGGGTTATGGAAAAATGTTAATCGATTTCA GTTACCTCTTAAGTAAAGTAGAAGAGAAGGTCGGCTCGCCCGAGCGCCCCCTATCAGATCTAGGTCTTATTAGCTATCGTAGTTACTGGAAAGAAGTCTTGCTCAATTACTTACACAAGTACACTGGAAGTGAAGTTACAATCAAAG ATATTAGTCAAGAAACTGCCATCAACGCGAATGATATCGTTAGTACACTGCAGGCACTGGGGATGCTGAAATATTGGAAGGGCAAACATCTTGTGCTGAAAAAACAG GAACTATTTGACGAATACGTCGAGAAGAGGGCCCGGAAACCGTTGGACAATAACAAAATTATCGACCCGAACTGCCTCAAGTGGACACCCAAGCAATACACGTAG